Sequence from the Megalops cyprinoides isolate fMegCyp1 chromosome 9, fMegCyp1.pri, whole genome shotgun sequence genome:
TTTATGAGTTTTTTGTGTTATATTCATTCGTGTCTTCTTACTGTTTTTCCGTCTGTCAGTTAAGTCCATTGTTTTTCACACAAAGCAGGTGAGGAAATGAAACTGAGGAGACATTTTTACACTCTTCAAAACAATACGTTTATGAACGCACATTAATGTATGCGGGGTGAGGTGAAGACGTGTTTAAGcctgaaaggaaaatgagaacAGAAGAATTAAAGTTACAAAGTGAAAATTAACTTAGAGCGCTATGAGTGAGAGAAGATGAAATACCTTGCTTCCTCCTTGGAGATACACCTGAGTGTGAGCAAAGAAAGACTGATATAAGTGATGCAAGTGACTGTAGAGGTGCTGAACTCAAAATCACCCAAATAAACCACAGTGCAGGGAGTACAGAAGGGtgcattcaatctaaccaccATGGTGGTCTTTAACTTAAAGAAACAAATCTGagcaagtattacattttttcattccttaTTTGTTACAATCTCTTGAATGTGTGATGATGCAAGAATTGAAGAAAATTACTTGCTACAGTTGTGAGTCAAGGCTGAAGACAAAGTGCCACAGTGGCTTGGTTGAATGCCCCCTCCCATAATCCTCAAAATAACAAAGAAtagaaatgaatgagaaatgtaaCAGAGTGCTGTGGACAGGGTGGaatgcaacaaaacaaagacgGCAAAGTGCTGGCAGCTGATTCTCCTCCCTCTTATTAAATGATGTTGTTTTTGGGATATCACCTATTGATTTTACCATTCAGAAATTGTTGCCAGAGAATGGGCTGTGATGTCAGGGACATGTCAGGTACAGCACTTTGTTACAATGTGTCACCTGATATACCATCATCTCACTGTGGATATTATCACTTCAACTTTAAAATTATTCAAGGTAAATACTTCTTTGTCCAGTGTataactaactaactaaataaCCACTTCCACATTATAACACCAAGACCAGCTTTTTCCAGAACATTACACAGCAGCTTATGAAATTTTATTTCCTTCTGAAAGATAACACAGTACCTACAATACTGAGTTAATTCCCCTTTCCATTGATGACAGCATTGTTCTAAATCTTCAGAGGTAATCAAAATGTTGCTGACTCATCATAAAGGAAGTCTGAGAAATGCTGAGACCCAAacactaaaatatattttcaactTAATTTCAATGTTATGAGTAACAGACTAGTGGGGATTCATTTTTCTGCTTGAATCATTTGCTACTGGAACACAGTCTCAGTGATAGAACATCCCCACTGTTCTGCTCTACAACTTCATAATTTGTATTGTCCAAATAGCAACTATACTAAGCCTTCTGAGCATGGTGATAAAAGCTCTCAAAAACAGAACTCTTATTCAAACCTCTGTGGGGCAGGCTAATGTGGAAAGACTGGACACAGAGTTAATCAAGCAGCAGTTACCAAATTACGTAAAGCACattccagtttcttttttgtgagaaaTTGCCTTCTTTTGTTGAAgtgcttctctctttcctctgtctgccGAACATTCTtgcattattttaaagtttCCCTTCAATGTATTCTGCTTTTTCCCTCAGTGTAATCCCTGGCTATGAAGACAATATCACAAGTCTGGCTAAATGAGGTCTATACAGGTGATTTGCCACATTACTGCGCCCAATGAATGACAGGGTGAAGGTTGAGAAGGCAGAAGTTCCTGACCTGTGCTTCGGTTGAAGGGAGTCATGAAGCACCTGCAGGGCTGTGGCCTTGTCGTGTTCCGCGAAGTATCTGCAATGTGTGAGAGAAGCAAGCCGAAGAAGGAGGGTCAGTTCCATTAACAGATGTTTTCTTTCCTATATCAGCAATAAATCTGGCTTCCTGTTTCCACAGGAAGCAGACCCACTCTCACAATAGGCCCACTCACAACAGGTTGTGCAGGCCCAGTAGGCCCATGCCCCTGAAGTCGGTCTTTGGGTCGCTGCCTTGGAAACCAATTTCACACCACTGCTTAGATATGCGCCCAGTCAGAGGAGCATCTGGACGCAGAGTCTTCCACAGCTACGAGGGGAAAGCATACAAAACATTGTGTGTGAGACTTCATACAACACAATGCTGGAGAAAATTCAGATATATGGATAACAAATGTATTGATTGTCAGTTTATGTGCCAATAATGGTCCTGTTTCAAATCAACATCACGCTGAACTTGAATAAGGTTGGCTAACAAGTTAGGATAAAGTTCTGGCTAATATGACAACACCTGTTAGCAGGAGTTCAGGTTTTCAGTCCACAGGCAGCAGTTACGACAGCAAGTATTCACTTATGTACTCTAAAGACAACAGTTATAACAGCAGGTGTTAAGATGTGCACTCTACAGACACTATTGATGTTGGCTCCACCTTAAGCAGCATGTCCTCATGCTCAGTGTTCTCACAGTCATACGGCTCTCTGCGCAGTTTTTCCACATCCACCACCAGATTCCTGTAGCCCACAATTTGAAGAAGACTACCCTGTAGAGAGATACCCAGCCTAggggagaaacacagacatgggTTAAGGAGGAAAAGAGATCCCTGTTCTATCTGTAGACACACTGAACAGCACAGGCCACTGCTATATCTGTGGACACATTGAACCACAGCACAGGTCACTGCTATATCTGTGGACTCTGTAAACTGCAACACGGGTTACAGCTGTATCTGTTGAAACACTGAATCACAGCACAGATTACTGCTCTATACCCATCAACATAATGAACTATTGCAAAGATCACAACTTCATCTGTAaaaatactgaactacagcacAGGTCACCGCTACATATGTGGACACACTGAAGTACAGCATAAGCTATTGCTACACCCCTGGATACATTAATCTGCAACACAGTTAAACATGAAACTATATTCCAATAGGCCACCACAGAATACTGGCACCTGTCTCCCCAGAGTCAAGGCTGAACTCCATCTATTGTAGTGGAGAAAAAAGCTCCACAGCTAGAGCTGGCagtgatgggggaggggggtcattAACACATAGCCATAACTTACATGCTGGGGGTCATGTTTTTACCACAGCGAGCATCAGAGCCTCCAGGCCCAGAGACATGTCACAAAATGTAGGGTACACAGCTAACTTTATGGTATTGGTGCATCAACTCCTCATTGCATTAATCCTCATATTAAATTTTCCTGTGGAAGTACAGTATATCCAGCTCTAACAAACTGTTAGATTACTTACAAGTAAAACATACCAAAGtgcaaaatagtaaaaaatcattttctaaGCAATTTTATACAGTAGTCAAGGCACTTGGAATAACTTTTGAAAACTTAGAGACAACCATGGATCACATACCAGGAAAAACTGAATAACATTTAGAGTGAGGTCAGTAGAAGATCAATAATGGAATGCCAGAACCATTAGTCAATAAAAAAGTACTGTCACCTCTGAAATTGCTACTACTTGTGTGATGTAACTTATATATGGAAAGGACCTCCCAGCTATAGCTTAGCTTACTGTGGGTTTGCATCAGGGTTGATCTTCTTCAGAGTCATGATGTCATCGATGACCTTTTCAACAGCATCTGGATGGGAGCTCACTGCAGACTGCAGGAGCTGAGGTAGAAAAAACAATACTGGCAATACACTAACTACTGTGTATGATATAtatcaacaaaacagaaatcagtGACCTTGAAACCACCGCCAGAACACTTTTTAAAAGATACCAACACGTGTGACATATTAGAACCCCTGCCAGGCCACTCACCTCACTCTTGGAGAACTTGAGCGAGGACTCTGTAAGGACAAATTAGAAAACTTACATCACTCACACCAATTGTTTCAGGGtcttatttttacacatttgagTCTCTAAACCCTGACAGCGATTCCTGTCAATGACAGAAGTAACATCTGTAACTACCCTATTCCCAGTTACTCCATGAGCCGGGGGGAGCCAGTTCATTTTgtagtaaatatatttttacagtctctaacaaataattacacacaacATACCTTCATATCACATATTGCTAGAAGATGAGAATCAGAGTTATCCAAATGTCACATTCTTGATCCCCTGACTGATACCGATCACCAAAATTCAGGGTCCTGGCTCATGGACTAAGTGCTTTGATATCTGATTACAGTGATTACCTATCTTGAGGGTCCTGCGGGCTCCTGGTTTGTTGCTGTAGCAGA
This genomic interval carries:
- the LOC118783460 gene encoding ELMO domain-containing protein 1-like, with the protein product MKHFLRVLTQFFLFLYCKFLWRTLKFVTRKVTGRCELQRICYSNKPGARRTLKIESSLKFSKSELLQSAVSSHPDAVEKVIDDIMTLKKINPDANPQLGISLQGSLLQIVGYRNLVVDVEKLRREPYDCENTEHEDMLLKLWKTLRPDAPLTGRISKQWCEIGFQGSDPKTDFRGMGLLGLHNLLYFAEHDKATALQVLHDSLQPKHSKMSKADWEKKTFDKAIGYSFAIVGINITDLAYSLLVSGALKTHLYNVAPEMPSLVHFQQTFCYLMQEFHKFWIEQDPCDIMEFNRIRDKFHKRVLKQLKNHNMALCPHFAASDLHLVNL